In Conger conger chromosome 9, fConCon1.1, whole genome shotgun sequence, the genomic stretch ggaGTGGTGAAGAGAAAGCACGTTAGCCCAGGCAGTATGTTATCCATAGAGCAGAAGGCTGCAATAGCACGTTAGCAGCTGATTAAACTTGAGCATGGGAAAAATTGAACGGCTCATATAATAACCACACAGAAGGCAAGAGTAGATaagcaaatatattttaatattcactgtagcacattttcatttcatggtAAAAGCCAcaccttatttttttattctttaaataTACTATGTattattatagtttttttttcatgtatgtctttgcaaaatatatatatatatatatttttaatattttttttttatctctacggaaaaacagcataaaatctccatggcaaccagcAGGGACAGAATTCATAAACAGTGTTTTTAGtcaggctttttttttaaagagtcaCAGCGTTAGAACAGAGTTGAAATATTCACACAGCAACTCTGGAGAAAGACACTCAtctatttctctctcagtgGCATCACTCCTGCTGTCCATCATGTTGTCTACAGGTATTCCTGCTCTGCGCCCtgcaccctccctctctctacacaGCTCACCTGTCGTTGCCAAAGCTCTGATTTACGATTAGGCACGTTTGGGGGGCGGAGTTTCCATGGTGTACCCAtttaccctttaaggtgtgaaaTCCACAGTGACTAGAATGTTCTTGAGCGAACATTCTaaacgctgatgtaacaatggctaatggtaattgaaagcaaaggTAGTTCTCGTCACGAACTTCGGATTTTGAAGAAATCAACATTCAAGAAGCCTACTTttgaaagggttaaaatgtCCGCCTCTGTGCCGTGCTACTGCAGGAGGTAAGTCAACCTGCTCTCCCACTTGAACCTGAAAAATACCTTTACCCAActtgtccctctctccctctgtagtGCAAACACTGGCCAGTCAAAGGCCAGTCTGCAGTCTCTGTTCATGTCATCCTCTGTCACCTTCATACCTttccagccaatcaccatcCCTCTGTGACTCTACATCAGGAAGCCAAAGTTCCCCCACTTGACCTGATCACAGAGAGAAGTCTTCGCAATTCGACTCTCCAGCAACCTTCACCGCATTCCAAATGTGACAAACCTATTGGCAACACTACAGCAACGcttcaaaaacattccaaaaacggAGGCGCCCGAGAACAGACTACAACTCTGGGCCATTGCCATTAAAACCACCCAAGTCCACGACAGTAACCTGAAAcatccccccacacaccacacctctaCCCCGGCGACCGCCCACTCCCTCCCACGTATGACTGCAACCCCCAACAGTCCCGGCTTCTCCAGAGCACAGCCCATCGGCTCTGCCTCTCCGCCATCGCACCACCGTGCACGCCGCTCTTACGCAACACCTGCGTTAACCGCCGTCCGCAGCCTCCATCAGCCCCGGGCCGCCATCGTTCCTAAGCCGCAGACGGCTCTCACTCGCGGGCTCGATGATGTAACCGCTGCCGGGCACCTGCTGTTGACCTCTAATGACCCCCTCAGCCCGTGTGCGAGCCGCCTCCTTCCACTAAAGCGCTCCactgttaccatggaaactCACTTCGCCTGAGTTCTTTTGTGCCCTTGtctcgtttttttgttttttttttcctttccgttatttttttttttttttttaaccttttcacATTTCTACCCACCTACACACGACAATACCCCACAATTCAACAACAACCGTTTTTGTCGACACGGCGGAGACGTGGTTAGTCTGTCAGTCGGTAATAATTATTCCAGTCGGCCTCAGTCCGCGATGCTGATTCACGTTCGTCACACTGATCAGGTGCATCCAAACGAAAGCAACAGCAGCTAAATATGACGCTCCAGTTATGAAAATTACGGGCTGATCACACTGAAGAAGAAAACACCACATTTCAGTGGACACCAACAACACTGGCTGTCAGAATTAGTGTGAAACTGCAACAGGTCtctataatattttttaaaagaaaatggaaaccCTTTCACATGGTATACTTGTTCAGTGCCCATGGTTAGTAAACATGCCTGATtccccaaaaacacaaaaacaacatttgcaTTTCATAAATAACCACAACACAGTACAAACAAATAAGGTCACAATATGTAAAGTTCACAGAGGGTGACACAACGAGACACATATAGACAGAAGAAAATCTCTATCTAACTATATttgtcataaaaataaaaaataaaaaaataaaaaataaaagtttaatgGGAGTCTTCTAGTCTGTTTCACGTTCATTTCCACTAGGAAGTCTGAAGCAATTGACGCTCGGAATGCTAGAATCTTCCAATGGCTGGAAGTGGAATATAGGAGGAAAAAGCTATAAAGATAAAGGTACAGGTACATTAGGGGGAGGCATTATAACGCAAAACTCGAACCCACCAGCGAAGTTTGGTTGGACATTTATCACATAGTCTACTGGGCTGTTCTTTCGTTCTGTGCTTTCACCAAACTGGATCTCAGAACTCAAGACTTCTCTTCATTTAAGTCTCAATTTTCGATGTTCCACCGCACCGATTGGTGTTTACTTTCTCGGATTAACACCCTGCCGTGTGTAAATTAAAAGTCTTCTTCTGGGGGATGTCATCTTTCTGAATTATGTCACGGGCCTCTGACCTGATTGTGGTCTGAAACAAACAGAACTTGTGAAAGCTCATGGCTGTGGGTGGAGCCAGACAGAGAATAATGTTTTACTTGGCAGCTCAGTTAATTTATACCGTGGCGTAAATGTGGATATGtctgccatgtgtgtgtgtgtgtgtgtgtgtgtgtgtgtgaggaaaagGTGATCAGCGCACACAGCTCCACTAGCTGGCAGAAAACATCCAGAACACCTCCACAGACATCAGAATTTCCTGCGCTAGTGTACGTATCGGTGGCGTGCCATCTTGTCTCTTTCTCGCCCCTCCGGCTGTGACACGGCCAATAAGCTACATACGCCCATGAGCTTCTCGTGTTCCCCCCCGAGAGGCAGGAAGCACCGTccagatgcatgctgggaacgCAGCTGAAAGATGGTGGAGAAGGGCTTCGTAAAAGCAGGAAAAAGAGTGCACTCACCACAAGACGGTAAGCACTCGCTACAGACAGGGCGAAGCACATGCTACGGACAGGAAGCACTCGTCACAAACAGGAAGGACTTCTATCCACTACTTTAATTGCCATCCCCAATGTCAGTCTACGAGTGGCTGGTTTTTAAACAATCCCACCTCTCGTGTgcgcattttatttttattttttagtaaatgACTTGTGAAAAGCAAAGAGAATCGTTTCACGTCTTTCTCAATACCTTTTCATTCTTCTATTTTCTCTACTCTCACTCTGCTATCCTTCACTGGCAGAGCGATGTTTGTTAAAGTGTCAGCAAGCCGGTGTCATCAGGGGGGCAGTAGGCTTCAGATGACAAATTCCAAAAAAGCCTAATTCTAATCATTTTAAGGGATACTGACTACTCTGGAAGGTGTGTGGCTCTAAAAACCTAAGAATCTACATAATCTGCCTCAAAACACGGAAACCATGGGACTAATCCAGCAACTCAGGCCTGCATCTGCTCAGCAATGTCAAACTACAAAATAAAACTCATCCTCTTTCCTGATTGGACATCGCCATAGCAACATAGGCCACTCCCTCCCACCCATAGAGCCGGGAGGAGTTGTGCATagctggctgtgattggctggcggGTTGGTCAGTGTGGGGTGTAAATAGATGGggaaagatggggggggggggggcgctgagGAATGGGGGAGTGGTGCAGAGGTCGCCTCaagcttttttggggggaggggccagTTTGATGATGTCCTCTTCGGAGGGCTGACGAATTATATCTGGGGAGAgaaacaacataacataacacaaggTAATAGTGCAATTAccatttaacataacataaggtgaTAGAGTGCtatgagtgaaagagagagaaagagagagaaagagagagagagagataaggtagagagagagggaactgagagaaagagcaagggggaggggaaaaaagcgaACCTTTGTACTTCTTTGCGGAAGGGATGCGCGTGAGTTTGCTGTCGATCTCGTCGTCCTCGGAGATCTTCAGCACGGTGGTGCGATACTCGATGACCCTCGTCAGGAGGTCCGGCCGGCGGGAGATCTCAAAGATGTGCTCGATGTAGGACAGCTTATCTGCGCAggggacagacaggcaggcgggCGCTCACTGTTAGCATGGCCTTCAATCCGTCTTCCTccttctttgtctctctctattcctccctctccccttctttctctctctccttcacatgCACAGTCTTCCTCCCTCTTTTTCAGTCtacaccccccctctccatctctctttttccctGTCCTTCACTTCcactgtcctcattcttctttctctctataCCTCCCTCACCCACTCACTTGTATACTCacgtcattacattacattactggcattcggcagatgctcttatccagagcgacatacagtcgattagactgagctggagcaatgcagggttaagggccttgcccaagagcccaacggctgtgcggatcttattgtggctacaccgggattagaaccactgaccttgcgggtcccagtcatttaccttaaacacgacgctacaggccgcccacttcCACTTCTTcttctcccattctctctctctctactcccccccctctctctcacactgtgccAGTTTTTGGTTCTTCTCCAGGTAGCTGAACCAGTCAGTGGAGCAGATTatggcctccctccctctctccctctctcaccccctccctctccctccctctctcacccccctccctctccctccctctctcacccccctccctctccctccctctctcacccccctccctctccctccctctctccctctctcacccccctccctctccttctctcacccccctccctctccctccctctctcacccccctccctctctcacccccctccctctccctccctctctctccctctctcaccctgtgcCAGTTTGTCGTTCTTCTCCAGGTAACTGAACCAGTCGGTGGAGCAGGTGATGCCTGTGCTCTGGTCCTCTGGGAGGTCCTCTTTGCAGGCGCTCTTCAGCTGCTCCAGGTCGTCCGCTGTGATGATCTCAGCCAGGTCGCTCAGCAGAGAACTGTACTCTGACATGGTCTACAGAGACACCAATAAAAACCTTCATCTCAGCCAACATGGTCTACAGAGACACTAAAAAAACCTTCATCTCAGCCAACATGGTCTACAGAGACACTAAAAAAACCTTCATCTCAGCCAACATGGTCTACAGAGACACTAAAAAAACCTTCATCTCAGCCAACATggtctacagacacactaaaaAAACCTTCATCTCAGCCAACATGGTCTACAGATCACCAGACACTAAAAAACCTTCATCTCAGCCAACATggtctacagacacactaaaaAAACCTTCATCTCAGCCAACATGGTCTACAGATCACCAGACACTAAAAAACCTTCATCTCAACTGACATACAGAGACACCAAAAGACCTTCATCCCAACCAACATGGTCTACAGATAACCAGAGACACCAAAAATAACCCCCATCAGGCTCAAGGAATCAATTCCAAATGCAGTCAAACCAAATTATCAAACACACCTGACATATTATCTGGACCAGTGGAATCATAGGCATAGGTTTCAGTTAAACTTTGGGGGAGACCCACCGCTGGAGTGGACCACCAACATAGTAAAGAGGTCAGGGTTAGATCAACGCTTAAAGATTACGTACGGTCCCTATTGTTAAGAGTTGAAGTAACGCCGGATATTTTAGTCTCCAATCGAGCGGGACAGTTAATTAATGTGAAACCTATTTAATAGCACATTCCCACAgtagaaacacaaaacaaacggGAATGCTCTCAAATCCCTGAAGAGTTACACGTTGATAGAACATTAGACCAccgtaaaaaaaatataaaaccttGGCGATCACAAGTCTGCCCACTGAAAATGGATGTCACAGGCAAACCTCGCAAGCCAGGGCGAACAGACTGCGAACACTAGGGTGTTAAGCCGTAATAAATACTCCCAAGAAAAAAGGTGCGATATTAGTGAAATTGAATCGAAAATCTTCAACTTCCCAAATATGACAGATGGAGAAAAGTCTTGGAGGTAGCAGCCAGACAGGCCTCT encodes the following:
- the LOC133137440 gene encoding astrocytic phosphoprotein PEA-15-like codes for the protein MSEYSSLLSDLAEIITADDLEQLKSACKEDLPEDQSTGITCSTDWFSYLEKNDKLAQDKLSYIEHIFEISRRPDLLTRVIEYRTTVLKISEDDEIDSKLTRIPSAKKYKDIIRQPSEEDIIKLAPPPKKA